In one window of Shewanella goraebulensis DNA:
- the cysQ gene encoding 3'(2'),5'-bisphosphate nucleotidase CysQ — translation MTIKALEQQISLTKAQLDIVIAIARQAGDAIMQVYSTPDLQVEQKQDDSPVTAADIASHNVIVGELEKYFADIPVMSEEAADIDWDVRKTWATYWLIDPLDGTKEFIKRNGEFTVNIALIHQGKAVAGVVYAPVLDKCYSGIVGQGAWLESDNTQQVLDISEQPINAKPIVVGSRSHISPGLAEYVANIGEHQMHSVGSSLKFCLVAEGNADVYPRLGLTSEWDTGAAQAVLESAGGQVLKFPELTPLEYNQKEDILNPYFIAASPKWFERK, via the coding sequence TTGACAATTAAAGCATTAGAACAACAAATTAGTTTAACTAAAGCACAACTAGATATCGTGATTGCCATTGCTAGACAAGCAGGCGATGCCATTATGCAAGTGTATTCGACACCTGACTTGCAAGTAGAGCAAAAACAGGATGACAGCCCGGTAACAGCGGCTGATATCGCCAGCCACAATGTGATTGTGGGCGAGCTTGAAAAATATTTTGCTGATATTCCAGTGATGAGCGAAGAAGCTGCGGATATTGACTGGGACGTACGTAAAACATGGGCCACTTACTGGTTAATCGATCCATTAGATGGCACCAAAGAGTTTATTAAACGTAATGGTGAGTTTACCGTCAATATTGCGCTTATTCATCAAGGTAAAGCGGTTGCAGGTGTTGTTTACGCCCCCGTTTTAGATAAATGTTATTCAGGAATAGTAGGTCAAGGAGCTTGGCTTGAAAGTGATAATACGCAACAAGTATTGGATATCAGTGAGCAACCCATTAATGCTAAACCTATTGTCGTAGGTAGCCGCTCACATATTAGCCCAGGCCTTGCTGAGTACGTTGCCAATATTGGTGAGCATCAAATGCATAGCGTTGGTAGTTCGCTTAAGTTTTGTTTAGTAGCCGAAGGCAATGCCGATGTTTATCCACGTTTAGGATTAACAAGTGAGTGGGACACTGGAGCTGCGCAAGCCGTATTAGAAAGTGCAGGTGGTCAGGTGCTTAAATTCCCTGAATTAACCCCACTTGAGTACAACCAAAAAGAAGATATTTTAAATCCGTATTTTATTGCCGCATCACCTAAATGGTTTGAGCGTAAATAG
- the mak gene encoding fructokinase, whose amino-acid sequence MMRMGVDLGGTKIELVALAEDGSELFRKRVPTPKNYPGTLDAIIGLVDEAEAETKQKGSVGVGIPGVVSPFTGLVKNSNSTWINGHPLDKDLSARLDREVRVANDANCFAVSESVDGAAAGKGVVFGVIIGTGCGGGLSINGRVHGGGNGIAGEWGHNPLPWMTSDEFNSTSCFCGNKDCIETFISGTGWVRDFRRAGGEADSGIQISQMMSEGHPLATQAFVRYIDRLARSLAHLINMIDPDVIVLGGGVSNIDAIYNELPKVLPKYVVGRECDTIVVKNQFGASSGVRGAAWLWGKNEH is encoded by the coding sequence ATGATGCGCATGGGTGTTGACCTTGGCGGGACAAAAATTGAGTTAGTGGCGTTAGCGGAAGATGGCAGTGAGCTGTTTCGTAAACGTGTTCCTACTCCTAAAAATTATCCAGGCACTCTAGATGCCATTATAGGTTTAGTGGATGAAGCCGAAGCTGAAACTAAACAAAAAGGTTCTGTTGGTGTTGGGATCCCTGGTGTGGTTTCTCCTTTTACAGGCTTAGTTAAAAACTCAAACTCGACTTGGATTAATGGTCATCCATTAGATAAAGATTTAAGCGCTCGACTTGATAGAGAAGTTCGCGTGGCAAATGATGCTAACTGTTTTGCGGTTTCTGAATCTGTGGATGGCGCTGCAGCGGGCAAAGGTGTGGTCTTTGGCGTTATCATTGGCACGGGTTGTGGCGGCGGACTATCGATAAATGGTCGAGTTCATGGTGGCGGTAATGGTATCGCAGGTGAGTGGGGACATAATCCACTACCTTGGATGACATCTGATGAATTTAATTCGACTTCATGCTTTTGTGGCAATAAAGATTGTATTGAAACCTTTATTTCAGGTACTGGCTGGGTTCGTGATTTTCGCCGTGCAGGCGGTGAAGCGGATAGTGGCATTCAAATTTCTCAAATGATGTCAGAAGGACATCCGTTAGCCACACAAGCATTTGTGCGCTATATCGATCGTTTAGCGCGCTCACTAGCACATTTGATTAATATGATTGACCCTGATGTGATTGTTTTAGGTGGCGGGGTATCAAACATTGATGCCATTTATAACGAACTACCAAAAGTATTGCCTAAATATGTCGTCGGACGAGAGTGCGATACCATTGTGGTTAAAAACCAATTTGGCGCTTCTTCAGGTGTTCGTGGCGCTGCTTGGCTTTGGGGCAAAAACGAACATTAA
- a CDS encoding ElyC/SanA/YdcF family protein — MFWFKKVLSQFVMPVPFILICLFVALFIWRFKAKKLKSFGQFCLAMGLSVLMLLSNSFISANLAESLESRYPVNELPLTQINQDACYVMVLGSGHREKQNISAVQQLSSTALSRLSEGIRQLKLAGSHCTLVVSGWSGGLTPTPHAVIMRQAAIELGVAADNIVIFPDALDTIEEAQSMKSLVGNTPFILVTSATHMPRSMMIFTTNKLYPVAAPTNFLSSLGYWWRFSAENLFISQRAIHEYVGMLWINVKGLITNVL, encoded by the coding sequence ATGTTTTGGTTTAAAAAAGTCCTGTCGCAATTTGTCATGCCAGTTCCATTTATATTGATATGCTTATTTGTTGCGCTTTTTATATGGCGTTTTAAAGCTAAAAAACTCAAATCATTTGGTCAGTTCTGTTTAGCGATGGGTTTATCGGTTTTAATGCTATTGAGTAACTCTTTTATATCTGCCAATCTCGCAGAAAGTTTAGAGTCTAGATACCCTGTAAATGAACTCCCTCTAACACAAATAAATCAAGATGCATGTTATGTGATGGTGCTAGGTTCAGGACATCGCGAAAAGCAAAACATCAGCGCGGTGCAGCAATTATCATCTACGGCATTATCTAGACTTTCAGAAGGGATTAGACAGCTTAAGCTGGCTGGTAGTCACTGTACTTTAGTTGTCAGTGGTTGGAGCGGTGGGCTAACTCCAACTCCTCATGCTGTGATCATGAGACAAGCTGCCATTGAACTTGGTGTTGCTGCTGACAACATCGTTATTTTTCCTGATGCGCTAGATACCATTGAAGAGGCACAATCGATGAAGTCGCTTGTGGGTAACACCCCATTTATTTTAGTGACTTCAGCAACTCATATGCCTCGCTCAATGATGATTTTTACCACCAATAAGCTTTATCCCGTTGCCGCACCCACTAACTTTCTAAGTTCGCTAGGGTACTGGTGGCGATTCAGTGCAGAAAATTTATTTATCTCTCAGCGCGCGATTCACGAATATGTCGGTATGCTTTGGATAAATGTTAAAGGGCTCATCACCAATGTCTTATGA
- a CDS encoding DUF2982 domain-containing protein, with translation MSYETPETDNQTNKNKGPNQQTTKTQLISPYGKRNGITLSVFGAIALFISLILFINAKSLFGIGIVLFGFGSVSLILGIAKINQPKASFKLTETGLDFFHQRGTVHIGWDNIQRVDVSRVTQNLELIELPYIGFKLKRINPILDCISPRLATGLLTEQRPLLMTAATQDEDLQSLETYLGAEFTPLVVNGDRYRGVLAMFGHRCQTLESHLGFHLYISIDSLDRPPAEFVELLREWQQEHLL, from the coding sequence ATGTCTTATGAAACACCTGAAACTGATAATCAGACCAACAAAAACAAAGGTCCAAACCAACAGACTACAAAAACACAGCTGATTAGTCCTTATGGCAAACGAAACGGCATAACACTCAGTGTGTTTGGCGCGATAGCGCTGTTTATCAGCCTTATTTTATTTATTAATGCTAAAAGCTTGTTTGGTATTGGCATTGTGTTATTTGGTTTCGGCAGTGTGAGCTTAATTTTAGGTATCGCCAAAATTAACCAGCCTAAAGCCAGTTTTAAACTTACTGAGACAGGGCTAGATTTTTTTCACCAACGGGGCACAGTTCATATTGGTTGGGACAATATTCAAAGAGTGGATGTGTCACGGGTCACTCAAAATCTTGAGTTAATTGAACTACCCTACATTGGGTTTAAATTAAAACGAATAAACCCCATTCTTGATTGTATTTCACCGCGTTTGGCAACGGGTTTATTAACAGAGCAACGTCCATTGCTCATGACTGCTGCAACCCAAGATGAAGACTTACAGAGTTTAGAAACCTATTTAGGGGCCGAGTTTACGCCACTTGTAGTCAATGGGGATAGGTATCGTGGAGTGTTAGCAATGTTCGGGCATCGTTGCCAAACATTAGAGAGTCACTTAGGATTTCATCTTTATATTTCAATAGATAGCCTTGATAGACCACCCGCAGAGTTTGTTGAGCTATTACGCGAGTGGCAACAAGAGCATTTACTTTAA
- a CDS encoding bactofilin family protein, giving the protein MFSKKSPTSNLSFIANDCELTGNIKVAGDVLIAGKINGEIRASGNVTVEPSGVVTGGVVCIEATVSGLMSGNITCEKLSITNTGTFDGEVYSKRMEILDNGQFIGYRKAYDESLEHNSLLNEKVVSPSDEPAESPQLSAVSV; this is encoded by the coding sequence ATGTTTAGTAAAAAAAGCCCTACCAGTAACTTAAGTTTCATCGCTAATGATTGTGAATTAACGGGTAATATAAAAGTCGCTGGAGATGTGCTCATCGCTGGTAAAATCAATGGTGAAATTCGCGCATCTGGCAATGTAACAGTAGAACCTTCTGGCGTGGTAACAGGCGGAGTAGTCTGTATTGAAGCTACAGTATCTGGCCTAATGAGTGGCAATATCACCTGTGAAAAACTGTCCATCACTAACACAGGTACTTTCGATGGCGAAGTATACAGTAAACGTATGGAAATCTTAGATAACGGCCAGTTTATTGGTTACCGCAAAGCCTATGATGAAAGCTTAGAGCACAACAGCTTGCTAAATGAAAAAGTCGTCAGTCCTTCTGATGAACCAGCTGAAAGCCCACAGCTTTCTGCAGTTAGTGTGTAG